Proteins co-encoded in one Corylus avellana chromosome ca9, CavTom2PMs-1.0 genomic window:
- the LOC132161865 gene encoding CASP-like protein 4B1: MSTNQDNHTPKQDVGSPPAEPTAPPVPDVENQTPGTTYGVSDIIRRWKREDFINRGSLGLRGLDLLFSLLAFIIMASNKHGDWKDFDKYEEYRYVLAIAILSTLYAVGQALRQVHELWTGNRLLQQRTSSLLDFFGDQIMAYLLISAASSAVPMTNRMRERTDNIFTDASAAAISMTFLAFLALALSAMISGYKLSAQPYI; encoded by the exons ATGTCTACGAATCAAGACAACCATACGCCGAAACAAGATGTGGGGTCCCCGCCAGCTGAGCCCACGGCACCTCCGGTGCCTGACGTGGAGAACCAGACTCCCGGGACGACGTACGGGGTCTCGGACATCATACGGAGATGGAAGAGAGAGGATTTCATAAATAGAGGCTCATTGGGCTTGAGGGGATTGGATTTGCTATTTTCTTTGCTGGCTTTTATCATTATGGCCAGTAACAAACACGGCGATTGGAAGGATTTTGATAAATATGAAGAATACAG ATATGTGTTGGCAATAGCAATTCTGTCAACCTTGTACGCCGTCGGGCAAGCGTTGCGACAAGTTCATGAACTTTGGACCGGAAACCGTTTGCTTCAACAGCGTACCTCTTCCTTGCTCGACTTCTTTGGAGATCAG ATTATGGCGTACCTCTTGATATCAGCAGCGTCTTCTGCAGTTCCCATGACAAATCGCatgagagagagaacagacaACATATTTACAGACGCTTCAGCAGCAGCCATCAGCATGACTTTCCTTGCATTCTTGGCGCTGGCATTGTCAGCCATGATTTCGGGATACAAACTATCAGCTCAACCTTATATTTGA
- the LOC132191820 gene encoding probable WRKY transcription factor 33 — protein MTSFTDLLAGNGNMDSNNQDRTTHSWGYSDQKSDRIGVELPKFKSLQPPSLPFSPAPVSPSSYFAISPGFSPTDFFNSPLFPSHFSNLASPTTGAFAGEAFKRMSNSAENQIGVKGEEKFTSDFSFQPQTKLAAVSSTAFQSSSIMVSAEESFKRQQEAWDFNKPTDQTEFSMEKVEVKSEFPPIKSFTSEMGTSHAKMQSNTASLSGHNQYSQPAPYSREQRRTDDGYNWRKYGQKQVKGSENPRSYYKCSYRNCPMKKKVERSLEGEITEIVYKGNHNHPKPDQSNRRSNSQSFHNSSCTSSGISDQSGVTLGNTQMDYSATMQEDSSASIGEEEFDQMSKSGGDDDENESEAKRWKGGNENEGFSASASRTVREPRVVVQTTSEIDILDDGYRWRKYGQKVVKGNPNARSYYKCTTIGCPVRKHVERAAHDMRAVITTYEGKHNHDVPAARGSGGYAASKPQSNNGNGNVNIPQLIRPSAMGTHPNLASYSDSFQNTRLTTTAASQAPYTLQMLQNPAGGAGFSGYRNQNHSYMDQTQISEGVFSMAKEEPNTFLDSFLSGDY, from the exons ATGACCTCCTTTACTGACCTTCTCGCCGGCAACGGCAACATGGACAGTAATAACCAAGACAGAACTACTCACAGCTGGGGATATTCCGACCAGAAATCCGATCGAATTGGCGTTGAACTGCCAAAATTCAAGTCACTTCAACCGCCTTCATTACCCTTCTCTCCTGCTCCGGTTTCCCCTTCTTCTTATTTCGCTATCTCACCTGGTTTTAGCCCAACTGATTTCTTCAACTCACCTTTGTTTCCCTCCCATTTCAGT AATCTTGCATCTCCAACTACAGGGGCTTTTGCTGGTGAAGCATTCAAAAGGATGAGTAATTCTGCAGAAAACCAGATCGGGGTGAAGGGGGAAGAGAAATTTACTTCTGATTTCTCCTTCCAGCCTCAAACAAAGCTTGCAGCCGTATCATCAACCGCCTTTCAATCTTCTTCAATCATGGTCTCGGCG GAAGAATCGTTTAAAAGACAACAAGAAGCATGGGATTTCAATAAACCAACCGACCAAACTGAATTTTCAATGGAGAAGGTGGAAGTAAAATCAGAGTTTCCACCAATAAAGAGCTTCACTTCAGAAATGGGCACAAGTCATGCAAAAATGCAGAGCAATACTGCTTCTTTATCCGGCCACAATCAATACAGTCAACCAGCTCCATATAGTAGAGAACAGAGAAGAACAGATGATGGTTACAATTGGAGAAAATATGGACAAAAACAAGTGAAGGGAAGTGAAAATCCGCGAAGCTATTACAAGTGCTCGTACAGAAATTGCCCAATGAAGAAGAAAGTTGAGAGATCTTTGGAAGGAGAGATTACTGAAATAGTATATAAAGGAAATCATAATCATCCCAAGCCTGATCAGTCTAATAGACGATCAAATTCTCAATCATTTCACAATTCTTCATGCACCAGTTCTGGGATTTCTGATCAGTCAGGTGTAACACTTGGCAATACACAAATGGATTACTCTGCCACAATGCAGGAAGATTCTTCAGCCTCAATTGGAGAGGAAGAGTTTGATCAAATGAGTAAATCCGGAGGAGACGACGATGAAAACGAGTCTGAGGCCAAAAGATG GAAGGGTGGAAATGAAAACGAGGGGTTTTCAGCTTCTGCAAGTAGGACTGTGAGGGAGCCTAGAGTTGTAGTTCAGACAACTAGTGAAATTGATATTCTTGATGATGGGTATAGATGGAGAAAATATGGTCAGAAAGTAGTGAAGGGAAATCCAAATGCAAG GAGCTACTACAAATGTACAACGATAGGCTGTCCGGTGAGGAAACATGTCGAGCGAGCAGCCCACGACATGAGGGCTGTGATCACCACTTACGAGGGGAAACACAACCACGATGTTCCGGCAGCTCGCGGCAGTGGCGGCTATGCTGCGAGTAAGCCACAATCCAATAACGGTAACGGCAACGTTAACATACCCCAACTAATAAGGCCCTCAGCCATGGGCACCCATCCTAACCTGGCGAGCTACTCagattcttttcaaaatacaagGTTAACAACAACAGCAGCAAGTCAAGCACCATATACCCTACAAATGTTGCAGAACCCAGCTGGGGGCGCAGGATTTTCAGGGTACAGGAACCAAAATCACTCCTACATGGATCAAACACAAATCTCAGAGGGTGTGTTCTCCATGGCCAAGGAAGAACCAAACACATTCCTTGACTCATTTCTGTCTGGGGATTACTAA
- the LOC132162034 gene encoding F-box/LRR-repeat protein 3 isoform X2 codes for MKKQKLSQGLNCGLGANYFDLLSEEIVFSILDFLGPNPLDRKSFSLVCGSFYAIEARHRRTLKPLRTEHLPKVLTRYQNVTHMDLSLCPRVTDRSLGVIAGACASTLSSIDLSRSKFFSGAGLLSLTVRCANLVELDLSNATELRDGAAATVAEAKNLERLWMGRCKLVTDMGVGCIAVGCRKLKLLSLKWCVGVGDLGVGLVAVKCKDIRTLDLSYLPITDKCLPSILNLQYLEDLVLEGCFGIDDNSLAVLKHGCKSLKVTFDLADSLNKLRMLQSIKLDGCSVTCAGLRAIGDWCGSLRELSLSKCSGVTDGGLSYLVIKQKDLRKLDITCCRKITDVSISHIANSCTALSSLKMELCTLVPREAFVLIGRCHSLEELDLTDNEIDDEGLKSISTCCKLSSLKLGLCLNITDEGLAHVGMCCVGLKELDLYRCAGITDSGILAIARGCPGLEIINLAYCKEITDDSLISLSKCSKLDTIESRGCPHITSSGLAEIAARCKQLTKLDIKKCYKIDDAGMIPLAHFSQNLKQINLSYSSVTDLGLLSLASISCLQSLTILHMKGLSPCGLAASLLACGGLTKVKLHASFKSLLPKPLFEHLEARGCVFQWRDKEFQAELDPKCWKLQLEDVVQ; via the exons ATGAAGAAGCAAAAGCTGTCTCAAGGACTCAACTGTGGCCTCGGGGCCAACTACTTTGATCTCTTATCCGAAGAAATCGTATTTTCAATCCTCGACTTCCTTGGCCCAAACCCGCTAGACAGGAAGTCGTTTTCTTTGGTGTGTGGATCTTTCTATGCCATCGAAGCCAGGCACCGCCGAACCCTCAAGCCGCTCCGCACCGAGCACCTCCCGAAGGTCCTGACCCGTTACCAGAACGTGACCCACATGGATCTCTCCCTGTGCCCACGGGTCACCGACCGGTCGCTGGGCGTAATTGCGGGCGCGTGCGCGTCCACGCTCAGCTCCATCGACCTCTCGCGGTCGAAGTTCTTCTCGGGTGCAGGGCTGTTGAGCTTGACGGTGAGGTGTGCGAACCTGGTGGAGCTGGACCTGTCGAACGCGACGGAGCTGAGGGACGGGGCGGCAGCGACAGTGGCGGAGGCGAAGAATCTGGAGAGGCTGTGGATGGGGAGGTGCAAGCTGGTGACGGATATGGGGGTGGGGTGTATTGCGGTGGGGTGTAGGAAGCTGAAGCTGCTGAGCTTGAAATGGTGTGTGGGTGTTGGTGATCTGGGTGTGGGTTTGGTTGCTGTCAAGTGCAAGGATATTCGTACTTTGGATCTTTCTTACTTGCCG ATCACTGATAAATGTTTACCTTCCATCTTGAATTTGCAATATCTTGAAGATTTGGTGTTGGAAGGGTGCTTTGGTATTGATGACAACAGCCTTGCAGTCCTCAAACACGGCTGCAAATCGCTAAAG GTTACTTTTGATCTTGCTGACAGTTTGAACAAGCTTCGCATGTTGCAATCAATCAAATTAGATGGTTGCTCAGTTACCTGTGCTGGACTAAGGGCCATTGGAGATTGGTGTGGATCGCTAAGGGAGCTGAGCTTAAGTAAATGTTCAGGGGTGACGGATGGAGGTCTGTCCTACCTTGTTATAAAGCAGAAAGATTTGAGGAAGCTAGATATAACATGCTGTCGCAAGATTACTGATGTTTCTATTTCCCACATCGCAAATTCATGCACTGCTCTTAGTTCTCTCAAGATGGAATTATGTACCCTGGTTCCTAGAGAAGCATTTGTCTTAATTGGACGGTGCCATTCTCTTGAGGAGCTTGACTTGACAGATAATGAAATTGACGATGAAG GTTTAAAATCCATCTCCACATGCTGCAAACTCTCTAGCTTAAAACTGGGACTTTGTCTAAACATAACTGATGAGGGACTTGCCCATGTTGGCATGTGCTGTGTAGGACTTAAAGAACTTGATTTGTACAG GTGTGCAGGAATAACTGATTCAGGAATTTTAGCAATTGCCCGCGGTTGCCCTGGCCTTGAGATAATTAACTTGGCCTACTGTAAAGAAATTACTGATGATTCCTTAATATCACTCTCAAAATGCTCAAAACTAGACACGATTGAAAGCCGAGGATGTCCGCATATCACATCTTCAGGTCTAGCAGAAATTGCTGCAAGATGCAAGCAACTGACCAAGTTAGATATAAAGAAATGTTACAAAATTGATGATGCTGGGATGATTCCGCTTGCTCACTTTTCTCAGAACCTCAAGCAG ATAAATTTGTCATATAGCTCAGTTACAGACTTGGGGCTCTTGTCCCTTGCCAGCATCAGCTGCCTACAGAGCTTGACTATCTTGCACATGAAAGGCTTGAGTCCGTGTGGACTAGCAGCTTCCTTATTGGCATGTGGAGGTCTGACAAAAGTGAAGCTCCATGCGTCCTTTAAATCCTTGTTACCCAAACCGCTTTTTGAACATTTGGAGGCACGTGGTTGTGTGTTCCAGTGGAGAGATAAAGAGTTTCAG GCTGAATTAGATCCCAAGTGTTGGAAACTACAATTGGAAGATGTGGTGCAATAG
- the LOC132162034 gene encoding F-box/LRR-repeat protein 3 isoform X1, whose protein sequence is MKKQKLSQGLNCGLGANYFDLLSEEIVFSILDFLGPNPLDRKSFSLVCGSFYAIEARHRRTLKPLRTEHLPKVLTRYQNVTHMDLSLCPRVTDRSLGVIAGACASTLSSIDLSRSKFFSGAGLLSLTVRCANLVELDLSNATELRDGAAATVAEAKNLERLWMGRCKLVTDMGVGCIAVGCRKLKLLSLKWCVGVGDLGVGLVAVKCKDIRTLDLSYLPITDKCLPSILNLQYLEDLVLEGCFGIDDNSLAVLKHGCKSLKKLDMSSCQNVTHVGLSSVFSCTRCLEQLTLAYGSSVTFDLADSLNKLRMLQSIKLDGCSVTCAGLRAIGDWCGSLRELSLSKCSGVTDGGLSYLVIKQKDLRKLDITCCRKITDVSISHIANSCTALSSLKMELCTLVPREAFVLIGRCHSLEELDLTDNEIDDEGLKSISTCCKLSSLKLGLCLNITDEGLAHVGMCCVGLKELDLYRCAGITDSGILAIARGCPGLEIINLAYCKEITDDSLISLSKCSKLDTIESRGCPHITSSGLAEIAARCKQLTKLDIKKCYKIDDAGMIPLAHFSQNLKQINLSYSSVTDLGLLSLASISCLQSLTILHMKGLSPCGLAASLLACGGLTKVKLHASFKSLLPKPLFEHLEARGCVFQWRDKEFQAELDPKCWKLQLEDVVQ, encoded by the exons ATGAAGAAGCAAAAGCTGTCTCAAGGACTCAACTGTGGCCTCGGGGCCAACTACTTTGATCTCTTATCCGAAGAAATCGTATTTTCAATCCTCGACTTCCTTGGCCCAAACCCGCTAGACAGGAAGTCGTTTTCTTTGGTGTGTGGATCTTTCTATGCCATCGAAGCCAGGCACCGCCGAACCCTCAAGCCGCTCCGCACCGAGCACCTCCCGAAGGTCCTGACCCGTTACCAGAACGTGACCCACATGGATCTCTCCCTGTGCCCACGGGTCACCGACCGGTCGCTGGGCGTAATTGCGGGCGCGTGCGCGTCCACGCTCAGCTCCATCGACCTCTCGCGGTCGAAGTTCTTCTCGGGTGCAGGGCTGTTGAGCTTGACGGTGAGGTGTGCGAACCTGGTGGAGCTGGACCTGTCGAACGCGACGGAGCTGAGGGACGGGGCGGCAGCGACAGTGGCGGAGGCGAAGAATCTGGAGAGGCTGTGGATGGGGAGGTGCAAGCTGGTGACGGATATGGGGGTGGGGTGTATTGCGGTGGGGTGTAGGAAGCTGAAGCTGCTGAGCTTGAAATGGTGTGTGGGTGTTGGTGATCTGGGTGTGGGTTTGGTTGCTGTCAAGTGCAAGGATATTCGTACTTTGGATCTTTCTTACTTGCCG ATCACTGATAAATGTTTACCTTCCATCTTGAATTTGCAATATCTTGAAGATTTGGTGTTGGAAGGGTGCTTTGGTATTGATGACAACAGCCTTGCAGTCCTCAAACACGGCTGCAAATCGCTAAAG AAACTTGATATGTCAAGTTGTCAGAATGTTACTCATGTTGGCTTGTCTTCCGTATTCAGTTGCACTAGATGTTTAGAACAACTTACCTTAGCTTATGGTTCTTCT GTTACTTTTGATCTTGCTGACAGTTTGAACAAGCTTCGCATGTTGCAATCAATCAAATTAGATGGTTGCTCAGTTACCTGTGCTGGACTAAGGGCCATTGGAGATTGGTGTGGATCGCTAAGGGAGCTGAGCTTAAGTAAATGTTCAGGGGTGACGGATGGAGGTCTGTCCTACCTTGTTATAAAGCAGAAAGATTTGAGGAAGCTAGATATAACATGCTGTCGCAAGATTACTGATGTTTCTATTTCCCACATCGCAAATTCATGCACTGCTCTTAGTTCTCTCAAGATGGAATTATGTACCCTGGTTCCTAGAGAAGCATTTGTCTTAATTGGACGGTGCCATTCTCTTGAGGAGCTTGACTTGACAGATAATGAAATTGACGATGAAG GTTTAAAATCCATCTCCACATGCTGCAAACTCTCTAGCTTAAAACTGGGACTTTGTCTAAACATAACTGATGAGGGACTTGCCCATGTTGGCATGTGCTGTGTAGGACTTAAAGAACTTGATTTGTACAG GTGTGCAGGAATAACTGATTCAGGAATTTTAGCAATTGCCCGCGGTTGCCCTGGCCTTGAGATAATTAACTTGGCCTACTGTAAAGAAATTACTGATGATTCCTTAATATCACTCTCAAAATGCTCAAAACTAGACACGATTGAAAGCCGAGGATGTCCGCATATCACATCTTCAGGTCTAGCAGAAATTGCTGCAAGATGCAAGCAACTGACCAAGTTAGATATAAAGAAATGTTACAAAATTGATGATGCTGGGATGATTCCGCTTGCTCACTTTTCTCAGAACCTCAAGCAG ATAAATTTGTCATATAGCTCAGTTACAGACTTGGGGCTCTTGTCCCTTGCCAGCATCAGCTGCCTACAGAGCTTGACTATCTTGCACATGAAAGGCTTGAGTCCGTGTGGACTAGCAGCTTCCTTATTGGCATGTGGAGGTCTGACAAAAGTGAAGCTCCATGCGTCCTTTAAATCCTTGTTACCCAAACCGCTTTTTGAACATTTGGAGGCACGTGGTTGTGTGTTCCAGTGGAGAGATAAAGAGTTTCAG GCTGAATTAGATCCCAAGTGTTGGAAACTACAATTGGAAGATGTGGTGCAATAG